The Bombus huntii isolate Logan2020A chromosome 6, iyBomHunt1.1, whole genome shotgun sequence genome window below encodes:
- the LOC126866564 gene encoding dual 3',5'-cyclic-AMP and -GMP phosphodiesterase 11-like isoform X5 — protein sequence MTAETAAPCVQGMQGVQTAMAGQGTLQQVQDGKSAGGYYSSTSAVYDPEYARMEAWLDEHPDFVNDYFLRKVTRQTVDMWLVSHATPTSSSSSCMELSSPTHAGGTSSSGRGGSGGSGATTPVRKISAHEFERGGLLKPIVNTIDGTPTFLSVSPGDSGQPGGQQVSSGNAGRPQRRSRHELRHLDEKDLIFELVKDICNELDVRSLCHKILQNVSTLLHADRGSLFLVQGERGGGCMPSSQNYDSSSNHSTDNANSGKTGNGSSEQRGTGYSRSRCLVSKLFDVCSRSTLLEMEKKDEIKIPWGTGIVGYVAESGEPVNIPDAYKDARFNREIDALTGYRTRALLCMPIKDCNGDVIGVAQVINKLGGESQFTTQDEKIFAGYLQFCGIGLRNAQLYEKSQLEVKRNQVLLDLARMIFEEQSTIEHMVLRILTHTQSLIQCQRVQVLLVHKASKGSFSRVFDFEANDLTGEDSDSRTSPFEGRFPINVGITCYVATTGETVNIPNAYEDPRFDPSVDDGSGFRHRTILCMPIKNSSGQIIGVIQLINKFDDLLFTKNDENFVEAFAIFCGMGIHNTHMYEKAVIAMAKQSVTLEVLSYHASASLEDAQRLRGLRVPSAAYFKLHDFKFDDIHMEDNQTLTACLRMFLDLDFVERFHIDYDVLCRWLLSVKKNYRNVTYHNWRHAFNVAQMMFAILTATQWWKIFGEIECLALIIACLCHDLDHRGTNNSFQIKASSPLAQLYSTSTMEHHHFDQCLMILSSQGNQILSNLSPEEYSRVVKVLEEAILSTDLAVYFRRRGAFLTLAQGGSYNWAYSDQRELLRGMLMTVCDLAAITKPWDVEKRVAELVSSEFFEQGDIERRTLNITPIDIMNREKEDQLPMMQVGFIDSICLPIYEAFALLSDKLEPLVEGVRKNKQHWLEIAESKCKTDNCTNHDRTLSVSDTEETREQADQ from the exons ATGACGGCGGAGACGGCAGCTCCTTGTGTGCAGGGGATGCAAGGGGTGCAAACTGCTATGGCTGGTCAGGGTACGTTGCAACAGGTGCAAGATGGAAAGTCCGCCGGTGGTTACTATTCTTCGACTTCCGCCGTCTACGACCCGGAATACGCCCGCATGGAGGCTTGGCTCGACGAACATCCCGACTTCGTCAACGACTACTTTCTCAG GAAAGTGACGAGACAGACGGTAGATATGTGGCTGGTCTCACACGCAACGCCAACATCATCGTCGAGCAGCTGCATGGAGCTATCCAGTCCCACCCATGCAGGTGGCACGTCATCTTCCGGCCGGGGTGGTTCTGGCGGATCAGGTGCCACAACGCCTGTTCGAAAAATCTCAGCTCACGAGTTCGAACGCGGTGGTTTACTAAAGCCGATCGTGAACACGATCGACGGGACGCCCACCTTTCTGAGTGTTTCGCCCGGGGATTCGGGCCAACCAGGAGGTCAGCAGGTTAGCTCGGGAAACGCGGGCAGACCTCAGAGACGGTCCAGACACGAATTGAGGCATCTCGATGAGAAGGATCTCATTTTTGAATTG GTGAAGGATATCTGTAACGAGTTGGACGTGAGATCGCTGTGTCACAAGATCTTGCAGAATGTCAGCACCTTGCTACATGCCGATCGTGGTTCTCTGTTCCTTGTTCAAGGCGAAAGAGGCGGCGGTTGCATGCCTTCTTCGCAAAATTACGATTCCTCGTCGAACCATTCGACTGATAATGCAAATTCAGGGAAAACGGGAAACGGAAGCTCCGAGCAACGTGGAACAGGATACTCGAGAAGCAGATGCCTAGTGTCCAAGTTGTTTGATGTATGTTCGAGATCGACGCTACTCGAAATGGAGAAAAAGGACGAGATCAAAATTCCGTGGGGCACGGGAATTGTCGGTTACGTCGCCGAAAGCGGAGAACCTGTTAACATACCAGACGCTTACAAG GACGCGAGGTTCAATCGTGAAATTGATGCATTAACGGGATACAGAACCAGAGCCCTTTTATGTATGCCTATAAAGGATTGCAACGGAGATGTTATTGGAGTTGCACAAGTTATCAACAAACTCGGTGGTGAAAGTCAATTTACTACGCAAGACGAAAAGATTTTCGCTGGATACTTGCAATTCTGTGGAATTGGATTAAGGAATGCGCAGCTGTATGAAAAAAGTCAATTAGAAGTGAAAAGAAATCAG GTTCTGTTGGACTTGGCTAGGATGATTTTCGAAGAGCAGAGCACGATAGAACATATGGTTTTAAGGATTCTAACGCatacgcaatccttgataCAGTGTCAACGAGTACAG GTTCTTCTCGTGCATAAGGCATCAAAGGGCAGTTTCTCACGAGTGTTTGATTTCGAGGCGAACGACCTCACCGGCGAGGATTCAGATTCTCGCACTAG TCCATTCGAGGGCAGATTCCCTATAAATGTCGGCATCACTTGTTATGTCGCTACTACAGGCGAG ACCGTGAATATACCGAACGCCTACGAAGATCCAAGATTCGATCCTTCAGTAGATGATGGTTCTGGTTTTAGACATCGTACTATTCTCTGCATGCCCATCAAGAACTCGTCGGGACAGATTATCGGCGTCATTCAACTCATCAACAAGTTCGACGATCTTCTCTTTACGAAGAATGACGAGAACTTCGTCGAGGCATTTGCTATTTTCTGTGGCATGGGAATTCACAATACGCACAT GTATGAGAAAGCTGTAATAGCGATGGCCAAACAGAGTGTCACGTTAGAAGTGCTCAGTTACCATGCTTCTGCATCATTGGAAGATGCACAAAGATTAAGG GGTTTAAGAGTGCCTTCTGCAGCGTATTTTAAATTGCACGATTTTAAATTCGATGACATTCATATGGAAGACAATCAAACTCTAACAGCTTGTCTTCGAATGTTTTTGGATCTTGACTTCGTAGAACGTTTTCATATCGACTACGACGTTCTTTGTCGTTGGCTTCTTAGTGTAAAAAAGAATTACCGAAACGTCACATATCACAATTGGCGTCACGCATTCAATGTTGCGCAGATGATGTTTGCCATCCTAACT gcCACGCAATGGTGGAAAATTTTTGGAGAAATTGAATGTCTCGCGTTAATTATTGCTTGTTTGTGTCACGATCTGGACCACCGGGGCACGAATAATTCTTTCCAAATCAA AGCATCTTCGCCATTGGCGCAGCTTTACTCAACTTCAACGATGGAACATCATCACTTTGATCAGTGTCTTATGATATTAAGTAGTCAAggaaatcaaattttatcaaatttatctcccgaagaatattcTCGCGTGGTAAAAGTTCTCGAAGAAGCAATCCTCTCTACCGATCTAGCGGTTTACTTCCGAAGAAGAGGGGCTTTCCTTACCTTAGCTCAAGGTGGAAGTTACAATTGGGCTTACAGTGATCAGCGAGAACTTTTAAGAGGGATGTTGATGACCGTTTGTGATTTGGCAGCCATAACTAAGCCTTGGGATGTTGAAAAGAGAGTGGCAGAATTAGTTAGCAGCGAATTTTTTGAACAAGGAGATATCGAAAGGCGGACTCTCAATATCACTCCTATT GACATTATGAACCGGGAAAAGGAGGACCAACTGCCAATGATGCAAGTTGGCTTCATCGATTCGATATGCCTCCCTATTTACGAG GCATTCGCTTTATTATCGGATAAATTGGAACCACTGGTCGAAGGTGTTAGAAAGAATAAACAACATTGGCTCGAGATCGCGGAATCCAAATGTAAAACAGACAACTGCACGAATCACGATAGGACGCTGTCAGTGTCCGATACCGAAGAAACTAGGGAACAGGCGGACCAGTAG
- the LOC126866564 gene encoding dual 3',5'-cyclic-AMP and -GMP phosphodiesterase 11-like isoform X4 has translation MQLKKAMLKIFDQCLHLRSIEEPRMTAETAAPCVQGMQGVQTAMAGQGTLQQVQDGKSAGGYYSSTSAVYDPEYARMEAWLDEHPDFVNDYFLRKVTRQTVDMWLVSHATPTSSSSSCMELSSPTHAGGTSSSGRGGSGGSGATTPVRKISAHEFERGGLLKPIVNTIDGTPTFLSVSPGDSGQPGGQQVSSGNAGRPQRRSRHELRHLDEKDLIFELVKDICNELDVRSLCHKILQNVSTLLHADRGSLFLVQGERGGGCMPSSQNYDSSSNHSTDNANSGKTGNGSSEQRGTGYSRSRCLVSKLFDVCSRSTLLEMEKKDEIKIPWGTGIVGYVAESGEPVNIPDAYKDARFNREIDALTGYRTRALLCMPIKDCNGDVIGVAQVINKLGGESQFTTQDEKIFAGYLQFCGIGLRNAQLYEKSQLEVKRNQVLLDLARMIFEEQSTIEHMVLRILTHTQSLIQCQRVQVLLVHKASKGSFSRVFDFEANDLTGEDSDSRTSPFEGRFPINVGITCYVATTGETVNIPNAYEDPRFDPSVDDGSGFRHRTILCMPIKNSSGQIIGVIQLINKFDDLLFTKNDENFVEAFAIFCGMGIHNTHMYEKAVIAMAKQSVTLEVLSYHASASLEDAQRLRGLRVPSAAYFKLHDFKFDDIHMEDNQTLTACLRMFLDLDFVERFHIDYDVLCRWLLSVKKNYRNVTYHNWRHAFNVAQMMFAILTATQWWKIFGEIECLALIIACLCHDLDHRGTNNSFQIKASSPLAQLYSTSTMEHHHFDQCLMILSSQGNQILSNLSPEEYSRVVKVLEEAILSTDLAVYFRRRGAFLTLAQGGSYNWAYSDQRELLRGMLMTVCDLAAITKPWDVEKRVAELVSSEFFEQGDIERRTLNITPIDIMNREKEDQLPMMQVGFIDSICLPIYEAFALLSDKLEPLVEGVRKNKQHWLEIAESKCKTDNCTNHDRTLSVSDTEETREQADQ, from the exons GCCTGCACTTGCGGAGCATCGAAGAACCGAGGATGACGGCGGAGACGGCAGCTCCTTGTGTGCAGGGGATGCAAGGGGTGCAAACTGCTATGGCTGGTCAGGGTACGTTGCAACAGGTGCAAGATGGAAAGTCCGCCGGTGGTTACTATTCTTCGACTTCCGCCGTCTACGACCCGGAATACGCCCGCATGGAGGCTTGGCTCGACGAACATCCCGACTTCGTCAACGACTACTTTCTCAG GAAAGTGACGAGACAGACGGTAGATATGTGGCTGGTCTCACACGCAACGCCAACATCATCGTCGAGCAGCTGCATGGAGCTATCCAGTCCCACCCATGCAGGTGGCACGTCATCTTCCGGCCGGGGTGGTTCTGGCGGATCAGGTGCCACAACGCCTGTTCGAAAAATCTCAGCTCACGAGTTCGAACGCGGTGGTTTACTAAAGCCGATCGTGAACACGATCGACGGGACGCCCACCTTTCTGAGTGTTTCGCCCGGGGATTCGGGCCAACCAGGAGGTCAGCAGGTTAGCTCGGGAAACGCGGGCAGACCTCAGAGACGGTCCAGACACGAATTGAGGCATCTCGATGAGAAGGATCTCATTTTTGAATTG GTGAAGGATATCTGTAACGAGTTGGACGTGAGATCGCTGTGTCACAAGATCTTGCAGAATGTCAGCACCTTGCTACATGCCGATCGTGGTTCTCTGTTCCTTGTTCAAGGCGAAAGAGGCGGCGGTTGCATGCCTTCTTCGCAAAATTACGATTCCTCGTCGAACCATTCGACTGATAATGCAAATTCAGGGAAAACGGGAAACGGAAGCTCCGAGCAACGTGGAACAGGATACTCGAGAAGCAGATGCCTAGTGTCCAAGTTGTTTGATGTATGTTCGAGATCGACGCTACTCGAAATGGAGAAAAAGGACGAGATCAAAATTCCGTGGGGCACGGGAATTGTCGGTTACGTCGCCGAAAGCGGAGAACCTGTTAACATACCAGACGCTTACAAG GACGCGAGGTTCAATCGTGAAATTGATGCATTAACGGGATACAGAACCAGAGCCCTTTTATGTATGCCTATAAAGGATTGCAACGGAGATGTTATTGGAGTTGCACAAGTTATCAACAAACTCGGTGGTGAAAGTCAATTTACTACGCAAGACGAAAAGATTTTCGCTGGATACTTGCAATTCTGTGGAATTGGATTAAGGAATGCGCAGCTGTATGAAAAAAGTCAATTAGAAGTGAAAAGAAATCAG GTTCTGTTGGACTTGGCTAGGATGATTTTCGAAGAGCAGAGCACGATAGAACATATGGTTTTAAGGATTCTAACGCatacgcaatccttgataCAGTGTCAACGAGTACAG GTTCTTCTCGTGCATAAGGCATCAAAGGGCAGTTTCTCACGAGTGTTTGATTTCGAGGCGAACGACCTCACCGGCGAGGATTCAGATTCTCGCACTAG TCCATTCGAGGGCAGATTCCCTATAAATGTCGGCATCACTTGTTATGTCGCTACTACAGGCGAG ACCGTGAATATACCGAACGCCTACGAAGATCCAAGATTCGATCCTTCAGTAGATGATGGTTCTGGTTTTAGACATCGTACTATTCTCTGCATGCCCATCAAGAACTCGTCGGGACAGATTATCGGCGTCATTCAACTCATCAACAAGTTCGACGATCTTCTCTTTACGAAGAATGACGAGAACTTCGTCGAGGCATTTGCTATTTTCTGTGGCATGGGAATTCACAATACGCACAT GTATGAGAAAGCTGTAATAGCGATGGCCAAACAGAGTGTCACGTTAGAAGTGCTCAGTTACCATGCTTCTGCATCATTGGAAGATGCACAAAGATTAAGG GGTTTAAGAGTGCCTTCTGCAGCGTATTTTAAATTGCACGATTTTAAATTCGATGACATTCATATGGAAGACAATCAAACTCTAACAGCTTGTCTTCGAATGTTTTTGGATCTTGACTTCGTAGAACGTTTTCATATCGACTACGACGTTCTTTGTCGTTGGCTTCTTAGTGTAAAAAAGAATTACCGAAACGTCACATATCACAATTGGCGTCACGCATTCAATGTTGCGCAGATGATGTTTGCCATCCTAACT gcCACGCAATGGTGGAAAATTTTTGGAGAAATTGAATGTCTCGCGTTAATTATTGCTTGTTTGTGTCACGATCTGGACCACCGGGGCACGAATAATTCTTTCCAAATCAA AGCATCTTCGCCATTGGCGCAGCTTTACTCAACTTCAACGATGGAACATCATCACTTTGATCAGTGTCTTATGATATTAAGTAGTCAAggaaatcaaattttatcaaatttatctcccgaagaatattcTCGCGTGGTAAAAGTTCTCGAAGAAGCAATCCTCTCTACCGATCTAGCGGTTTACTTCCGAAGAAGAGGGGCTTTCCTTACCTTAGCTCAAGGTGGAAGTTACAATTGGGCTTACAGTGATCAGCGAGAACTTTTAAGAGGGATGTTGATGACCGTTTGTGATTTGGCAGCCATAACTAAGCCTTGGGATGTTGAAAAGAGAGTGGCAGAATTAGTTAGCAGCGAATTTTTTGAACAAGGAGATATCGAAAGGCGGACTCTCAATATCACTCCTATT GACATTATGAACCGGGAAAAGGAGGACCAACTGCCAATGATGCAAGTTGGCTTCATCGATTCGATATGCCTCCCTATTTACGAG GCATTCGCTTTATTATCGGATAAATTGGAACCACTGGTCGAAGGTGTTAGAAAGAATAAACAACATTGGCTCGAGATCGCGGAATCCAAATGTAAAACAGACAACTGCACGAATCACGATAGGACGCTGTCAGTGTCCGATACCGAAGAAACTAGGGAACAGGCGGACCAGTAG
- the LOC126866564 gene encoding dual 3',5'-cyclic-AMP and -GMP phosphodiesterase 11-like isoform X3, with protein sequence MQLKKAMLKIFDQLGLHLRSIEEPRMTAETAAPCVQGMQGVQTAMAGQGTLQQVQDGKSAGGYYSSTSAVYDPEYARMEAWLDEHPDFVNDYFLRKVTRQTVDMWLVSHATPTSSSSSCMELSSPTHAGGTSSSGRGGSGGSGATTPVRKISAHEFERGGLLKPIVNTIDGTPTFLSVSPGDSGQPGGQQVSSGNAGRPQRRSRHELRHLDEKDLIFELVKDICNELDVRSLCHKILQNVSTLLHADRGSLFLVQGERGGGCMPSSQNYDSSSNHSTDNANSGKTGNGSSEQRGTGYSRSRCLVSKLFDVCSRSTLLEMEKKDEIKIPWGTGIVGYVAESGEPVNIPDAYKDARFNREIDALTGYRTRALLCMPIKDCNGDVIGVAQVINKLGGESQFTTQDEKIFAGYLQFCGIGLRNAQLYEKSQLEVKRNQVLLDLARMIFEEQSTIEHMVLRILTHTQSLIQCQRVQVLLVHKASKGSFSRVFDFEANDLTGEDSDSRTSPFEGRFPINVGITCYVATTGETVNIPNAYEDPRFDPSVDDGSGFRHRTILCMPIKNSSGQIIGVIQLINKFDDLLFTKNDENFVEAFAIFCGMGIHNTHMYEKAVIAMAKQSVTLEVLSYHASASLEDAQRLRGLRVPSAAYFKLHDFKFDDIHMEDNQTLTACLRMFLDLDFVERFHIDYDVLCRWLLSVKKNYRNVTYHNWRHAFNVAQMMFAILTATQWWKIFGEIECLALIIACLCHDLDHRGTNNSFQIKASSPLAQLYSTSTMEHHHFDQCLMILSSQGNQILSNLSPEEYSRVVKVLEEAILSTDLAVYFRRRGAFLTLAQGGSYNWAYSDQRELLRGMLMTVCDLAAITKPWDVEKRVAELVSSEFFEQGDIERRTLNITPIDIMNREKEDQLPMMQVGFIDSICLPIYEAFALLSDKLEPLVEGVRKNKQHWLEIAESKCKTDNCTNHDRTLSVSDTEETREQADQ encoded by the exons TAGGCCTGCACTTGCGGAGCATCGAAGAACCGAGGATGACGGCGGAGACGGCAGCTCCTTGTGTGCAGGGGATGCAAGGGGTGCAAACTGCTATGGCTGGTCAGGGTACGTTGCAACAGGTGCAAGATGGAAAGTCCGCCGGTGGTTACTATTCTTCGACTTCCGCCGTCTACGACCCGGAATACGCCCGCATGGAGGCTTGGCTCGACGAACATCCCGACTTCGTCAACGACTACTTTCTCAG GAAAGTGACGAGACAGACGGTAGATATGTGGCTGGTCTCACACGCAACGCCAACATCATCGTCGAGCAGCTGCATGGAGCTATCCAGTCCCACCCATGCAGGTGGCACGTCATCTTCCGGCCGGGGTGGTTCTGGCGGATCAGGTGCCACAACGCCTGTTCGAAAAATCTCAGCTCACGAGTTCGAACGCGGTGGTTTACTAAAGCCGATCGTGAACACGATCGACGGGACGCCCACCTTTCTGAGTGTTTCGCCCGGGGATTCGGGCCAACCAGGAGGTCAGCAGGTTAGCTCGGGAAACGCGGGCAGACCTCAGAGACGGTCCAGACACGAATTGAGGCATCTCGATGAGAAGGATCTCATTTTTGAATTG GTGAAGGATATCTGTAACGAGTTGGACGTGAGATCGCTGTGTCACAAGATCTTGCAGAATGTCAGCACCTTGCTACATGCCGATCGTGGTTCTCTGTTCCTTGTTCAAGGCGAAAGAGGCGGCGGTTGCATGCCTTCTTCGCAAAATTACGATTCCTCGTCGAACCATTCGACTGATAATGCAAATTCAGGGAAAACGGGAAACGGAAGCTCCGAGCAACGTGGAACAGGATACTCGAGAAGCAGATGCCTAGTGTCCAAGTTGTTTGATGTATGTTCGAGATCGACGCTACTCGAAATGGAGAAAAAGGACGAGATCAAAATTCCGTGGGGCACGGGAATTGTCGGTTACGTCGCCGAAAGCGGAGAACCTGTTAACATACCAGACGCTTACAAG GACGCGAGGTTCAATCGTGAAATTGATGCATTAACGGGATACAGAACCAGAGCCCTTTTATGTATGCCTATAAAGGATTGCAACGGAGATGTTATTGGAGTTGCACAAGTTATCAACAAACTCGGTGGTGAAAGTCAATTTACTACGCAAGACGAAAAGATTTTCGCTGGATACTTGCAATTCTGTGGAATTGGATTAAGGAATGCGCAGCTGTATGAAAAAAGTCAATTAGAAGTGAAAAGAAATCAG GTTCTGTTGGACTTGGCTAGGATGATTTTCGAAGAGCAGAGCACGATAGAACATATGGTTTTAAGGATTCTAACGCatacgcaatccttgataCAGTGTCAACGAGTACAG GTTCTTCTCGTGCATAAGGCATCAAAGGGCAGTTTCTCACGAGTGTTTGATTTCGAGGCGAACGACCTCACCGGCGAGGATTCAGATTCTCGCACTAG TCCATTCGAGGGCAGATTCCCTATAAATGTCGGCATCACTTGTTATGTCGCTACTACAGGCGAG ACCGTGAATATACCGAACGCCTACGAAGATCCAAGATTCGATCCTTCAGTAGATGATGGTTCTGGTTTTAGACATCGTACTATTCTCTGCATGCCCATCAAGAACTCGTCGGGACAGATTATCGGCGTCATTCAACTCATCAACAAGTTCGACGATCTTCTCTTTACGAAGAATGACGAGAACTTCGTCGAGGCATTTGCTATTTTCTGTGGCATGGGAATTCACAATACGCACAT GTATGAGAAAGCTGTAATAGCGATGGCCAAACAGAGTGTCACGTTAGAAGTGCTCAGTTACCATGCTTCTGCATCATTGGAAGATGCACAAAGATTAAGG GGTTTAAGAGTGCCTTCTGCAGCGTATTTTAAATTGCACGATTTTAAATTCGATGACATTCATATGGAAGACAATCAAACTCTAACAGCTTGTCTTCGAATGTTTTTGGATCTTGACTTCGTAGAACGTTTTCATATCGACTACGACGTTCTTTGTCGTTGGCTTCTTAGTGTAAAAAAGAATTACCGAAACGTCACATATCACAATTGGCGTCACGCATTCAATGTTGCGCAGATGATGTTTGCCATCCTAACT gcCACGCAATGGTGGAAAATTTTTGGAGAAATTGAATGTCTCGCGTTAATTATTGCTTGTTTGTGTCACGATCTGGACCACCGGGGCACGAATAATTCTTTCCAAATCAA AGCATCTTCGCCATTGGCGCAGCTTTACTCAACTTCAACGATGGAACATCATCACTTTGATCAGTGTCTTATGATATTAAGTAGTCAAggaaatcaaattttatcaaatttatctcccgaagaatattcTCGCGTGGTAAAAGTTCTCGAAGAAGCAATCCTCTCTACCGATCTAGCGGTTTACTTCCGAAGAAGAGGGGCTTTCCTTACCTTAGCTCAAGGTGGAAGTTACAATTGGGCTTACAGTGATCAGCGAGAACTTTTAAGAGGGATGTTGATGACCGTTTGTGATTTGGCAGCCATAACTAAGCCTTGGGATGTTGAAAAGAGAGTGGCAGAATTAGTTAGCAGCGAATTTTTTGAACAAGGAGATATCGAAAGGCGGACTCTCAATATCACTCCTATT GACATTATGAACCGGGAAAAGGAGGACCAACTGCCAATGATGCAAGTTGGCTTCATCGATTCGATATGCCTCCCTATTTACGAG GCATTCGCTTTATTATCGGATAAATTGGAACCACTGGTCGAAGGTGTTAGAAAGAATAAACAACATTGGCTCGAGATCGCGGAATCCAAATGTAAAACAGACAACTGCACGAATCACGATAGGACGCTGTCAGTGTCCGATACCGAAGAAACTAGGGAACAGGCGGACCAGTAG